Proteins co-encoded in one Campylobacter ornithocola genomic window:
- a CDS encoding replicative DNA helicase, which translates to MSQNNEHFDLDLERAILSSCIYSEDSFFSISSDIEINDFSLKAHQDIYKAILACVNAGEPISASFIRKHKKVDEQILAEVLATTSIADVSKYAYELREKSIRRQLLNFAYTIPTRVNEDKSISQISDEIGKEIFNLTNRVNSNSIKDMTMVMSELMDEFKKQKEAENKDILGLDTGFSELNKMTKGFKPGDLVIIAARPGMGKTTICLNFIEKTLRQNKGVVMFSLEMPATQIMQRLISAKTFIPLQKILIADLNDDEWDRVSDACNEYAQKNLYIYDSGYASIADIRSILRKIKAQDESIELCVVDYIGLMMSNSAFNDRHLQVSEISRGLKLLARELNMPVVALSQLNRSLESRANKRPMLSDLRESGAIEQDADTILFVYRDEVYREQEEKERENKAKNEGKTYERKFIPNPMQEKAELIIGKNRNGPVGHVDLLFLKEKSCFIEAPKEDFVVTSFEG; encoded by the coding sequence ATGAGTCAAAATAATGAACATTTTGATTTAGATCTTGAAAGAGCAATTTTAAGTTCTTGTATATATAGCGAGGATTCTTTTTTTAGTATTTCTTCAGATATTGAGATTAATGATTTTTCGCTCAAAGCCCATCAAGATATTTACAAAGCGATTTTAGCTTGTGTGAATGCAGGTGAGCCAATAAGTGCAAGTTTTATAAGAAAACATAAAAAAGTAGATGAGCAAATTTTAGCTGAAGTTTTAGCCACTACTTCCATAGCAGATGTGAGTAAATATGCATATGAACTAAGAGAAAAATCCATTAGACGCCAGCTTTTAAATTTTGCTTATACTATACCTACAAGGGTAAATGAAGATAAAAGCATTTCTCAAATTTCAGATGAAATAGGCAAAGAAATTTTTAATCTTACTAACCGTGTAAATAGTAATAGTATTAAAGATATGACTATGGTTATGTCTGAGCTTATGGATGAGTTTAAAAAGCAAAAAGAAGCTGAAAATAAAGATATTTTAGGACTTGATACAGGTTTTAGTGAGCTTAATAAAATGACAAAAGGCTTTAAACCTGGTGATCTTGTAATCATCGCTGCGCGCCCTGGTATGGGAAAAACTACGATTTGTCTTAATTTTATAGAAAAAACACTAAGGCAAAACAAAGGTGTTGTGATGTTTTCACTAGAAATGCCTGCTACTCAAATTATGCAAAGATTAATCAGTGCAAAAACTTTCATTCCTTTGCAAAAAATTCTAATCGCAGATTTAAATGATGATGAGTGGGATAGAGTGAGTGATGCTTGTAATGAATATGCACAAAAAAATCTTTATATTTATGATAGCGGTTATGCTAGTATAGCAGATATTCGTTCCATTTTACGCAAAATCAAAGCTCAAGATGAAAGCATTGAGCTTTGCGTGGTAGATTATATTGGTCTTATGATGAGTAATTCAGCTTTTAATGATAGGCATTTGCAAGTAAGTGAAATTTCAAGAGGCTTGAAGCTTTTAGCAAGAGAGTTAAATATGCCTGTGGTTGCTTTATCTCAACTTAATCGTTCATTAGAAAGTAGAGCTAATAAACGCCCTATGTTAAGTGATTTAAGAGAAAGCGGTGCTATAGAACAAGATGCAGATACTATTTTATTTGTATATAGAGATGAAGTTTATAGAGAACAAGAAGAAAAAGAAAGAGAAAATAAAGCAAAAAATGAAGGCAAAACTTATGAGAGAAAATTTATACCAAATCCTATGCAAGAAAAGGCTGAGCTTATTATAGGTAAAAATAGAAATGGTCCTGTAGGGCATGTGGATTTGCTTTTCTTAAAAGAAAAATCGTGCTTTATTGAAGCTCCAAAAGAAGATTTTGTGGTTACAAGCTTTGAAGGTTAA
- the cysK gene encoding cysteine synthase A — translation MSIYNSILDCIGNTPIISLKELAPNLYAKCEYFNPSHSIKDRAALEMIKQALNEGKINQETTIIEATSGNTGIALAMICASLKLKLIIAMPESMSIERRKMMSFFGAKLELTQASKGMQGALDRANELLSEIPNSFMVSQFENINNKNAHKKNTALEILKALPDLDIFLAGFGTGGTISGVGEILKEHNPNIKIIALEPAASPLLSQNTAASHKIQGIGANFIPKILNQKIIDEIVCVSNEDAINTALELGKNGIMAGISSGANVYMARKIALENPDKKVLTMLNDTAERYLSTDLFANL, via the coding sequence ATGTCAATTTATAATAGTATCTTAGATTGTATAGGCAACACTCCGATTATTTCTTTAAAAGAATTGGCTCCAAATCTTTATGCTAAATGTGAGTATTTTAATCCAAGTCATTCTATAAAAGATAGAGCGGCTTTAGAGATGATAAAACAAGCTTTAAATGAAGGTAAGATTAATCAAGAAACAACCATTATAGAAGCTACAAGTGGAAATACTGGTATAGCTTTAGCAATGATTTGTGCAAGTTTAAAGCTTAAGCTTATCATTGCTATGCCTGAGTCTATGAGTATTGAGCGTAGAAAAATGATGAGTTTTTTTGGCGCAAAGCTAGAGCTTACTCAAGCGAGCAAAGGCATGCAAGGAGCGCTTGATAGAGCTAATGAGCTTTTGAGTGAAATTCCAAATTCATTTATGGTAAGTCAATTTGAAAATATCAACAACAAAAACGCACATAAAAAAAATACTGCTTTAGAAATTTTAAAAGCTTTGCCCGATCTTGATATTTTTTTAGCAGGTTTTGGTACAGGCGGGACTATTAGTGGGGTAGGAGAAATTTTAAAAGAGCATAATCCTAATATCAAAATCATCGCTTTAGAGCCCGCGGCTTCGCCACTTTTGAGTCAAAATACCGCTGCAAGCCATAAAATCCAAGGCATAGGTGCAAATTTTATTCCTAAAATTTTAAATCAAAAAATCATAGATGAGATAGTTTGTGTAAGTAATGAAGATGCTATAAATACAGCTTTAGAGCTTGGTAAAAACGGTATAATGGCAGGAATTTCAAGTGGAGCAAATGTATATATGGCTAGGAAAATAGCTTTAGAAAATCCTGATAAAAAAGTCTTGACTATGCTAAATGATACAGCTGAGCGATATTTATCAACTGATTTGTTTGCAAATTTATAA
- a CDS encoding HU family DNA-binding protein: MTKADFISQVAQTAGLTKKDATAATDAVITTITDVLAKGDSISFIGFGTFSVAERAAREARVPSTGATIKVPATKVAKFKVGKNLKDAVAAAKTAKKAKK; encoded by the coding sequence ATGACTAAAGCAGATTTTATTTCTCAAGTTGCTCAAACTGCTGGGCTAACTAAAAAAGATGCAACTGCAGCTACTGATGCAGTAATCACTACTATTACTGATGTATTAGCTAAAGGTGATAGCATTAGTTTTATCGGTTTTGGTACATTTTCTGTAGCTGAAAGAGCTGCTAGAGAAGCTAGAGTGCCAAGCACTGGTGCTACTATCAAAGTACCTGCTACTAAAGTTGCTAAATTTAAAGTAGGTAAAAACCTTAAAGATGCAGTTGCTGCTGCTAAAACTGCTAAAAAAGCTAAAAAATAA
- the waaF gene encoding lipopolysaccharide heptosyltransferase II, whose amino-acid sequence MNIFINLPTWLGDAVMSSVAIYAIKEKYPQAKFTFYGSFVSTELFKRFENAQILVENKKQRYRQILQARKNLGKFDLAFSFRSAFSSKIVLNLIKTKKRFYFDKNILKEEHQVLKYLNFIEKALNFKATSNALKLPIKAKSTQKILGINPGAHFGSAKRWEASYFARVAKEFSSTHQILIFGVESEREICDEIEHYLLKEGIKAKNLCGKTSIYTLCKNISMLDLLITNDSGPMHIGAAYGVKTVAVFGSTKFSQTSPWQENAKIAHLDLACMPCMQKVCPLKHHKCMKDLKPDVVINLARNFSGV is encoded by the coding sequence ATGAATATTTTTATCAACCTTCCTACTTGGCTTGGAGATGCGGTGATGTCTAGTGTGGCTATTTATGCTATAAAAGAAAAATACCCCCAAGCTAAATTTACTTTTTATGGTTCTTTTGTAAGTACAGAGCTTTTTAAACGCTTTGAAAATGCTCAAATTTTAGTAGAAAATAAAAAGCAAAGATATAGGCAGATTTTACAAGCTAGAAAAAATCTTGGTAAATTTGATCTAGCTTTTTCATTTCGCTCGGCATTTTCAAGTAAGATTGTTTTAAATCTAATCAAAACAAAGAAAAGATTTTATTTTGATAAAAATATTCTAAAAGAAGAACATCAAGTTTTAAAATACTTAAATTTCATAGAAAAAGCTTTAAATTTTAAAGCCACTTCAAATGCTTTAAAACTCCCTATAAAAGCAAAATCAACTCAAAAAATTTTAGGTATAAACCCAGGTGCACATTTTGGAAGTGCGAAAAGATGGGAAGCGAGCTATTTTGCAAGGGTAGCAAAAGAATTTAGCTCCACTCATCAAATTTTAATCTTTGGAGTAGAAAGTGAGAGAGAAATTTGTGATGAAATTGAGCATTATCTTTTAAAAGAAGGCATAAAAGCAAAAAATCTTTGTGGTAAAACTAGTATTTATACTTTATGTAAAAATATTTCTATGCTTGATTTACTCATCACAAATGATAGTGGTCCTATGCATATAGGTGCAGCTTATGGGGTAAAAACGGTGGCTGTTTTTGGCTCGACCAAATTCAGCCAAACATCGCCTTGGCAAGAAAATGCTAAAATAGCTCATCTTGATCTAGCTTGTATGCCTTGTATGCAAAAGGTCTGCCCTTTAAAACACCACAAATGCATGAAAGATTTAAAGCCTGATGTGGTGATAAATTTAGCAAGAAATTTTTCAGGAGTATAA
- a CDS encoding glycosyltransferase family 2 protein, which yields MSQISIILPTYNVEKYIARALESCINQTFKDIEIIVVDDCGSDKSIDIAKEYASKDDRIKIIHNEENLGTFASRNIGVLNSSSPYIMFLDPDDYLELNACEVGLEKIKNVDMVVFDAYVHRVKFKKFYRFKQDEFFNKNKFLEFLFKQKHFCWSVWAKVYRKNLILKSFEYIDFKERLCYGEDVLFNYINFMLSESFFVSKECIYRYEFNENGRYENKNKEILWQNYEHKKQSLKHIKKLANIFPYKHFNEKILEVLEKEILGLESRILNILAF from the coding sequence ATGAGTCAAATTTCCATCATACTACCAACTTATAATGTAGAAAAATATATAGCTAGAGCATTAGAAAGTTGTATAAACCAAACTTTTAAAGATATAGAAATCATTGTAGTAGATGATTGTGGAAGTGATAAAAGTATAGATATAGCCAAAGAATATGCTAGTAAAGATGATAGAATAAAAATCATACATAATGAAGAGAATTTAGGGACTTTTGCTAGTAGAAATATAGGTGTATTAAATTCAAGTTCACCCTATATAATGTTTTTAGATCCTGATGATTATTTAGAGCTTAATGCTTGTGAAGTTGGGCTTGAAAAAATTAAAAATGTTGATATGGTAGTGTTTGATGCATATGTACATAGGGTGAAATTTAAGAAATTTTATAGATTTAAGCAAGATGAGTTTTTTAACAAAAATAAATTTTTGGAATTTTTATTTAAGCAAAAGCATTTTTGCTGGAGTGTTTGGGCAAAAGTATATAGGAAAAATTTGATTTTAAAAAGTTTTGAATATATTGATTTCAAAGAAAGACTTTGCTATGGAGAGGATGTGCTTTTTAACTATATAAATTTTATGCTAAGTGAGAGTTTTTTTGTATCGAAAGAATGTATATACCGCTATGAATTTAATGAAAATGGTAGGTATGAAAACAAAAATAAAGAAATTTTATGGCAAAATTACGAGCATAAAAAGCAAAGTTTAAAACACATTAAAAAATTAGCTAATATTTTTCCATATAAGCATTTTAATGAAAAAATATTAGAAGTTTTAGAAAAAGAAATTTTAGGGTTAGAGAGTAGGATTTTAAATATACTCGCTTTTTAA
- a CDS encoding cytidylyltransferase domain-containing protein produces the protein MQIIENDLNKILAIIPARSGSKRLVHKNIKILKNKPLIAWSIEAALKSKYIKNVIVSTDSQEYAKIAMQYGAQVPYLRDRSLSDDTSSSFDVIKNIIDFYANKNISFKYIVLLQPTSPLRNNKHIDEALDLFFKKKANSVISVCECEHSPLWSNTIPENGAMDLFLSSEIKNLRSQDLEKYYRLNGAIYIAKIKEFMQYKGFFMPNSFAYKMESIYSIDIDTDYDLKMASLLLKSEYI, from the coding sequence ATGCAAATAATTGAGAATGATTTAAATAAGATTTTGGCTATCATTCCCGCGCGTAGTGGAAGTAAGCGTCTTGTTCACAAAAACATTAAAATTTTAAAGAACAAACCTTTAATTGCATGGAGTATTGAAGCTGCTTTAAAGTCTAAATATATAAAAAATGTTATAGTTAGCACAGATTCTCAAGAATATGCAAAGATAGCAATGCAATATGGAGCGCAAGTGCCTTATTTAAGAGATAGATCTTTATCAGATGATACATCATCTTCTTTTGATGTTATAAAAAATATTATTGATTTTTATGCTAATAAAAATATAAGTTTTAAATATATTGTTTTGTTACAACCTACAAGTCCTTTGAGAAATAATAAACATATTGATGAGGCATTGGATTTATTTTTTAAGAAAAAAGCTAATTCTGTAATTAGCGTTTGTGAGTGTGAACACTCTCCTCTTTGGAGCAATACCATACCAGAAAATGGTGCTATGGATTTATTTTTGTCTTCAGAGATTAAAAATTTACGCTCACAGGATTTAGAAAAATATTACAGACTTAATGGTGCTATTTATATAGCAAAAATAAAAGAATTTATGCAATATAAAGGTTTTTTTATGCCAAATAGTTTTGCTTATAAAATGGAGTCTATTTATTCTATAGATATTGATACGGATTATGATTTGAAAATGGCTAGTTTGTTGTTAAAAAGCGAGTATATTTAA
- a CDS encoding nucleotidyltransferase family protein, translating to MSIEKLKLTKNASIQEALKIIGSERVRIALVVENDKFLGVISDSNIRRALLNGKKLEDSIETIYTKNSLTIKENISKEELLKLASQTDIYDFPVLNSENEVIAIKSIASILKEKSFENEVVLMVGGLGSRLGELTKNTPKPMLKIGKKPILENIVLNFKEQGFKKFIFCVNYKKEVICDYFQEGKSLGVEISYVKEKQKLGTAGALSLIKDMKKSFIVMNGDILTKLDFDQLVQEHKKSKAMMSVVLREFEYQIPYGVVKISNNDIKDIEEKPMQKFLVSAGIYVLEPEVLKYIKKDVYLDMPNLIKRLLDKKIKINSYILQDYWIDIGRLEEYEKAIIDANN from the coding sequence ATGAGTATTGAAAAATTAAAACTTACTAAAAATGCAAGTATTCAAGAAGCTTTAAAAATTATAGGTAGCGAGCGTGTTAGAATAGCTTTAGTGGTAGAAAATGATAAATTTTTAGGTGTAATTAGTGATTCTAACATTAGAAGGGCTTTATTAAATGGTAAAAAGCTTGAAGATAGTATAGAAACAATTTATACTAAGAATTCGCTAACTATTAAAGAAAATATAAGCAAAGAAGAGCTTTTAAAATTAGCTAGTCAAACTGATATTTATGATTTTCCCGTCTTAAATAGTGAAAATGAAGTTATAGCTATAAAATCTATTGCTTCAATTCTTAAAGAAAAAAGTTTTGAAAATGAAGTAGTTCTAATGGTTGGAGGTCTTGGAAGTAGATTGGGTGAACTTACTAAAAATACTCCAAAACCTATGTTAAAAATAGGTAAAAAACCAATACTTGAAAATATTGTTTTAAATTTCAAAGAGCAAGGTTTTAAAAAATTTATATTTTGTGTAAATTATAAAAAAGAAGTTATTTGTGATTATTTTCAAGAAGGTAAAAGTTTAGGTGTTGAAATTTCTTATGTTAAAGAAAAACAAAAACTTGGTACTGCTGGAGCTTTGTCTTTGATAAAAGATATGAAAAAATCATTTATTGTTATGAATGGAGATATTTTAACTAAGCTTGATTTTGATCAACTTGTTCAAGAGCATAAAAAAAGTAAAGCGATGATGAGTGTGGTACTTAGAGAATTTGAGTATCAAATTCCTTATGGTGTTGTGAAAATTTCTAACAATGATATAAAAGATATAGAAGAAAAGCCTATGCAGAAATTTTTAGTTAGTGCTGGAATTTATGTATTAGAACCAGAAGTTTTAAAGTATATCAAAAAAGATGTGTATTTGGATATGCCTAATTTGATTAAGCGATTGTTAGATAAAAAAATAAAAATAAATTCTTATATATTGCAAGATTATTGGATTGATATAGGAAGGCTTGAAGAATACGAAAAGGCGATTATTGATGCAAATAATTGA